The DNA sequence CTTCTCTTCCACCTTATCATGTAGggcacagagggagagagggatattttgacttttttaataaaCCGGGAAATAGTTGGAATGCAGTTTTCTCCTGTTGTCAATCAAATATCTTTAAAGGAACAGCTCAACGTTAGCACATACGCTACTGGTATGGTAGTTTGACACATTTAGCTTTCAACAAATATTGCACCTCCTGTGATATGAATAATGCAGGAGGCCATGTTGAGATTTTGAGAAAATTTTGACTAATGTTTGAGCCTTAGTGAACAGGTTGTCAGTGTTGCCAAGATTTagtgactattcagacccctctagcaactatttttccaaaaaagcgactagcaacaaatctagcaacATTTTCTAGTGTTATTAgggacttttggagactcgtccTTACTCTTCTCAACCAGGGGGTTGCCCGCATCCCCTCcctcgtcccaaagcactcacaagcggcgcagtcctcccgcaggagtctctcccagctgcagttagagaaggggatgttaacccctcagtgtccagtctgcaaattacgCATGGACGAAGTCAccgctggctggtttacagtcagtctaatttgggtcacttttgctgGTTCTGAGGCCGAATAAAGGAGGAGAGTTGGAATTGTGTCAGAAGACAAtgcacttgcagttctaaacatatttagggtttttactaactttttgtctttcctaCAACgtttttcctctctcctacagggTCCATTACAATTACATGCGCATGGTAAATTAGCGTCAAAAgcgacttttaggacagccaaaagctactttccttactgaggagttggcaacactgcagtTGTTTCTAAGGTGGGTATTGTCTTTAAGAGGCCTTTGGGTGCTGGTAGGCCCTCACCTCACTGATATCACTAATACCAGTGATGTTCTGGGCACTTTTAACAACCCAATGCAGAGCCCTCCTGGACTTTGCTCATCCCACGTCAGAATGTTTACAGTCTGGATGTGCTTATCATATGGCCTTGTTTCACAAATTTGAACCTCTTTTTGAAAGAGAATTggcaaaagaaaatgcaaatgaatgcTTGTTTCCATCCACTACTGTGATACAAATATGAGGAGTTGGTTCAACAAGATAAGCAGTAGCTGGTGCCAGTTATCCAGTCAGAAAACTATTTTAACATTACAGAAGAAGAGGGCGCAGCAAGATGATGACATTAAAAAGTGCCAGCTGAATATGCTGCGGTCCTGCTCAGTCAACaggatctccaacctaaacgacagaatacaCCATTTGTCAACACCGTCTATAACAACACACATTGTCAAAATTAGAGTTGCAGTACCGCAGAACTTTCCAAAAAATTGCACATGCGTCattatacacaaaattactgacctaggtttagggcaaaaaacattCTGGTTAGGTGTTAaatagtaaaacagtaaaaatgtacataaatgccggaagtgaaggaGTTACAAGGGTGACGTGAGTCACTGAAGTTATGTGAAAAACATGagttagataaaaaaaactatttacttttgttttcacaagggACACAAATCCAaatctcctgggtgaaagtctgccgcTGTTGGGGAGGAAGCTTATAGTCACTGATTGGCCAACCAGTGTGTGGTTCTCTCAGTTGGGTATTGTGGCGGCACACGAGGGCCTCTCTTAGGCTTATCAACCAAGTGTAGAAATATTAAGCTAAGTTGGCAAATTAAATCTCCTTCCTCAAAGGACCCTGAGATTTTTGCATAAAGAATACTGGCTCAATTCCCTACAATCCATCTGGATTTGTGACAGGTTTCACTTAATAACCTTCACATTtaccaattatttattttctttatatgaTTTGCCAACTTGatgtttcagtttttattgatttaactTTTTCCCCTGTCAGTCTTAGTCTTGTGTTTTACTACATAGTTACTGAATTGTGTGAACTTTGTTTCTATCCCATGTGTCTTGTCATTTATCTTTCTTTTGTTGCTTTGCTTTGTTCATAAAAACAGTAAACCAAAATGttgattacaaaacaaaacaagtaccAGTTTAACCCTAGATGGTGAAAAAACAATGTAGAAACTGTATGGAAATCTGGCATTTCTGCTCATAGACAAGAACACCCCACCACTGGAGCCTTCACTGGGACAGCAGCTAGCTAAACACGTTCCACATGCTACATCAATTGTTCCACCTGGGTCAAGCAAGAACGTTCTTTTTGCTCTTTGAAGACTTTTTCAAAAATCGAAGTGTTACTCAGGTTCTTttatgcacaaaataaaaatgggcATGAAATTGATGGAAATGCACCTCATAATATGTGTGGGCGGAACAAAGCCAAGCTAGCTTTCACCcagttttcagtctttatgctaagctaggctaaccgcCCACTGGctccagcttcatatttagcatACAAATGTGACAGTGGTGTTAATCTTGTCATCTAACTTGAGGCAAAAAAAAGGATATGCACATTTCCCAActatttatgggaattaatagGGGATAATAGGGGAATTTACCAAACTGGAGGCattttaaatatagttggggaaaatatattttagcatactcttgactaaaacaaacagatttcaTGTGGTGgggtcatgtttttgttgttcaattaaataattgattgttcagTAATAATTTAAACTTGATACatttctacttacaaataaatctgttgaaatgtttttaattgtattattttgcataGAGTTATGcttatgaaacaaacaaaatgtttatattcatCTTTGGATATGATACAATTCGTGAATTTCCCTACATTTcaataattcccatggaaagtttacAGTTTGGAATATTTCCGAAATTCCCAAGCTTAACTTCCAATAAAAAGTTTCTGTAAATTTACCGGAAATGTTCCAACCATTGCAACGCTactctgaaataataataatcttccTTATCACTGATGATGTTCAGGTTTGAGATTCCCTGAGATCACCTTTTGgatgtgtgattttttaaattttctgatGTACAGAGTGGTggagatgaaaaataaacagtaaCATCTCTTTCCAGAGAAAGTGTCTGTTACTAAGGATAATCCATTAAACACTGTCAACAGTTGAGAAAATACTGTGTTGTGTAATTTGGGTGAAGTGACCCTTTGATCCCTGCTGATAATCAGCAACACGGGTACGCATGATCCTTGATAAAAACAAGGATTATACCAGTGAAATCATCAGCTAACATCATTTGTGTTGAAGTTATTTTAGCTTTACCATGGCTACCAACCAAGCATTCATTATCGTAGGTCACAGATGCAAATGAACAGAAGTATCTACAATTGCAACAGAGCTCAGCATTGACCCCTGTGATGAATGCAGTTGTTCTCTATTATTTTTCCAAGGTAAAGGTTAAACACTGCAGTCTTTCATCATAACTTGCAGAAAACTGGGACGCTTTAAATGTCTGTAATCAACCTGTCATTTATTTTGCACCCGCCAGGCAAAACTATTGTCCATGAAAATCACGTCACGAGGGAAACATGGAAGCACAGAACTTTGCATGACTGTTGACAGATGAAGAGCATGAACATTTCAGCCATGGCCAACTTTTTTCCGGCTTGTTGACCGCCTCACATATCGCCCGATTCTCAGTGGATTGTGGCTGAAGGAAATGTGGTCCAAAAAGATATTACAGAGAAATGGAATGGGCCAATGCATGCTTTCTCACAGTAGGGAAAGTCTGCCTGTAgccaactaaaaaaaatcaaaatgtcaaGGATCTCCTTTAAAATCACATCCCAAGACATTTAGCTGTATGAGGCATCCAGTGGAAACAAATCCTTGTAAGCAAATTGGGGGATTGGCATTGATTCCCTCCCAAAGCTCAGAGATATTATCCGTGCTTAAAAACATCAGCATTTCTCGCCCCCTCACTCATCTCTCTGACCGCGATTCCACCAAAAGCCTCTTTTTACAAGACTTTCTACTCTCCTCTGGATATTAGGCCTCACACGttgcagtaaaacaaaaaaatgtgtttcttctgCAGTCCTTTCAGGATAGCTACACATATCAGTTACTGTCGGTGCTGATCAACCCTGTAACAAACACTAATACATTACCAATAAAGTTCATAGGATTCTTAAGAGCCCCCAATGTGTAGCAAATAAAACTTCtgatttcacaaaaaataaactattttcttttccaGAGGAGTAgataaagtaaacaaaaagacattcaTAATTACTGCTTTGAGATGATTGTTCTTCTCATGGATTTATTGGCTTTGTCTGCCCAAACAATCAGTACTCTGACATGTGTTGTCTTCATTCCCAGTTTCTTTCTTGtttgcattatattttattgtcattcattTTGCTTTGTCACACACAATCTGTCCCTCATTTTGATAGCCAACAAAAGTATATTGTTCACTTTGTCCCTTTGTGTAGGCTGATAATGTACATCTGATGAAGTCCTTACAATGACATAATCACCAtaattaaattgatcattttcagTCAGAAAATGTAAAGCAAACTCATAGATGACAGATATTTCAGAGTGGTGGCCAAAACATATAAAGCTAAACAAAGCCTACACACGGCAGAGATGTAATTTACCATAATACTGGGTCATCAGtccaaaaatacaacaatgtaTTACCAAATAAGAATGTAAACAAATTACAATTCACCAAGTTCAAcaataaaaagtgcaaaaaaacatgcactggCATACAGCAAGGCTGCATCCTCATGCAAGTCGATGGTGGCTGACAGCATTTGGTCCAAACGGCAACCTCCTGgcctgagcagggaggcaaaccccgaagtgccttaagctgtatTCTACCAAAAAACAGGGGGGCACTGACagcggttgcagaagcattttggtcctatcTTTctcacttctcacttgatttattacctcataaaaacattatggtctcaatttctagtaaaatcttcttcaagacaatatgttGTTgagtgtgtaaataatggtccaatttagaagaaaatagaagataaagaatcatatcaTTTGGGgagtggctacctttgattgacaggtggctaataTGGCGAaccgtcatcagaagagaagaaaggcaatgcgtatccacggcaatgtgtACTTTTAAACAGCCGTGAACTTATTTGTCGTTGTTTATttctggtttggtctcataaaaTTGACCCTCTCACACTGTATTGTCACTTAATGACAATAATGACAAGacaattatttaaacattttgttcatttaaaaatgtcttgtacagcgtttggttggacttatAGACACTCTCaagggcgtcccggtggcacacctggtagagcgcgtaccattggGGCATTGTCCTTGTAAGCGGGCggcctgggttcgaatccgattcggagccctttcccgcatatCTTCCCCTCTGtttcccccttcactctgtcctatcaatagagcccaaaaatggcccaaaaaatatctttaaaaaaaaaaagactgatagACACTCTCATTTTttcaggtaagtaacgtacattttgcaCGCCCCCTTTCACAACTCGCCCATTTGTGGTACACTATTTCAGAGGTGTTTCCAGAGTTCCTATTCCGTTGCTGTCACCTTTCTCCGTCCCCTTAACttggccacgcccccttttatggccttttattttgtaggttcTATTGGGAGGTGGCCAAAAATCGCTGGACCTGGCTTGGCTGGCTCGGGGCCcattcatcactgcttgcaactttaatttgtgttgttttttttactaacatcccagttaatgctaaagGTAATGCTGACATGAATTAGCAgagacttctctcagtcaggttgaggtgtagagaggcgtttagtcagtgtcatcagatccctctcgctcctccacagtccaaatatggtctgctccgaccatatgaaaagaaagatggcgactagtgtaacgctgaactcgatgcatAGATTTGCAAAGTAATTTTCAGAATACTAAATGTCATGTTTAGCTGTGTAAACATTTAATGTtggtaaagaaaataaaaattcattaGGCTTTACTTGGAAGACAGGAAGTGAATGAGATTTCAGAGCATTGGCAAAGCATGTAATGAGCCATCTTCTTTCCATCCAGTACCTTTGGCTGAGCTCCTGAGCACCTGTAGAATTGGCACTTGCaagcctgatttatttattagctGAATTTGCATTTCTGagcatgtgtaaaaaaaacaaaaaaagtttgaggTGATGCCAATAAAGACAAGACAACTGAAATTTGAACATGATAcacagtttttatgttgttgcagCCACATACCACACTCTtattaaatttgaaaaataagtATAACCGAACTGTTGCTCTTGTATTCCCCTGAGAGGTTAGACAGGCCTGCTTGTCCAGCTAACTTCCCAGAGGAAGATTTTACTGCTCAAAGCTTGCTCTTCCATAGCTCAGGAGACAAATTTGAGATTCTCATCTCAGCCTCATTTTAGTTTCTATTTTGTCTAAAATGTTTCTCATATGTTTCTCCTAAAATTCACTAGGAGCAATAGGTGAGACAGAGTAATTAGAGGGAGTCATACTTGAGACTTAAGGGAGATACCTTGCTAATCtcaattcagtgtttttaatggCTCCTTTATTTCTCCTTGGAGAAGAAAATGAGCAATACTGGAGCTCCTATGGAGCAATATGGCGCACGCATGCacgcttatatatatatatatatatatatatatatatatatatatatatatatacacacacacacacacacaccaacagccatAAGGCTTTATAATTCTATACCAAATGAGCTGACAGACAAATTGATTTCCTTTTTggaatgaataaagtaatctgaatctttattcaaattcaaaacagCAGGACTCAATTGTTAAGTACAATGACTGAGTATTTTGAGTATTTCAAGAAGCTGTAATAACATTCACAATAACAATGTTTACAATAAAGTTAACATTGAAAGACAGCAAAAGCTATTCTCACATTGCCTGTACTATAAATGCGTCTCTTTTcagtaaaagtatgtttttaaaaCAGTAACAATGTCTCCAACAGTGTTTTGAGCAGTATCAGCACAAGTTTACAACAGTGCACATTGCACAACATTTAACAACTTTAGAGTCTTTAAGGCCCTCATGCAGCATTTGCATACAGGGGCTTTTTTGAACATGGAACATTGAACATACATCAGTATGCCACATGAAATACTTTACAGCGTTGTGGCCCTGATGCGGCATTTGTTTATGAAGGCTTTTTTGACCTTACTTTTCTCCACCGGTGTCCATCCATCCAGGGTACTACAGCGCATGATGTAAgctgcaagagaaaaaaaacggaGAAAAGAAAGCACAAATTACAAATTTCATAATGTAACAGCAGTTACAATGACAGTATTGAGAGCTTTTTTTATCCCGATGTCACAAAATTCACATTGAAATATCTCTATGGTTCACACGAGGAAATTCAGTAAAACTGTGAGGTCactaaaacaatcaaaaaattaaatgtagctATGTGACACATGGGGTTCTAATACATCAGAAACTATGCCAAATTTGGCCAGATATTGTGATGAATGTGAGAAGGGGcagaagaaagaaataaagagtaaaattacaacaaattcatttttgaaaataatttgtgcTTCTTTATGTTATGTATTTTTACTGATGGATTTCCACAACCTTTCCATATTTCCATAAATTGTTGACAATGAGCAATGTACTTACTTAGAATCCCACTGACTTTGAACTTATCCAGGACTGTCTTCCCATCTGGCACCTTCCCGTGCTTCCCAAAGGCCACAGCATTTCGGCACTCCTCTGCAGTAAAAAACTCATCAAAAAGAAGATGGAACAATCTGAGGCAGTCCTTCTTTGCTTCTGCATGTATTGCAGCCAGGCGGGTAGAAGACACGAATAGGCCACTTTCTGGATACAGCTCTTGCTTTCCAGATCTGTGTTTTGGAGCCCCAACATCAGCCTGCGGTTGGATCTGTTCCACTTTGTTCAGAAAGCTTTTTAATGCCTCCAGGTGCTCACCACCTGTGACACAAAATATGAATTACCTTACAGGGacacagcagcaaaaataaaataaaggaaaggaagagactagttttaaaaaaatcaagagATTTCATGATGGGCTAAGATTTTTACCAAATTGTTAAAAGCTtttaagttttagtttaatttggtACATAAGGAAAAttgtgtgagaaaaaagtaatagtGTTAAAGGAACAATTAACTgaaacagagagacaaaatgtacttacttataCCGCACAGCACATCCTGCAGTTTGGCCTTCTCCTCCACTAATTTTTCCATCTCTGCCTTGCATGCCCTGCATGGCTTCCATGACCTGTCTTCTCTTGATTCAGGCAAACTGAGAATTGGCTCTCCAGATTCTGGAAGTGGATCACGCTCGATGATGAAAGTATCCGCAGATGACGAGCTTGAAGAAGTGTCAAGTTCAGACGTACTAGGCTGGCTCTGGTCCCCAAGAACAGCAGATTCTTGGTTTGGACTGTACAACATTTTGAGAAAGCTTTCTTTGGGTGTCACAGTAGGAGCTGGTGGCTGTCTTTGGTGatctaaattcaccaaaacagGTTGTTCTGACAGGTCTGAAGATGTGGGCAGTGCCTTGTGATGCTTTGGATACTGTGAAAGGTTGGAATGATGTGTGACTGGAGACAGAGTGGGTACATACTGGTGGAGCAGCTGGGTAGGTGGATGCTCGTAACATGGATGTTTATGTGGCGATGACTGGGAAACTGGAACCTGGTACTGTGGCCAGGCAGTTACAGGTTGGTGCTGTGGCTGGATGGGTAAAGATGACTCGGTAGGTGGAGGTTGGTACACTGGCCAGGTAGTTGGAGGCAGGATGAGTTTGTTGTCCACAGTATTTGGATAATCCTGTACAGAGGTGGACTGACCTGCTTGAGGTAGTGATGGAAGGTTGTAAAATCTTTGAGCAGCtgcatctctttttttcaggtCTTTCTTTGTAGCCTTCTTGACATCCTTTTTAACTGTTCCAACGAAGTCCACTGTGGCGCTGTAGAACTTGCTGTCGGACCATCTTGCAAGTACTTCTTCCCCTGGCTTCAGATCTCTAAGGCAGGCGATGGGTTTTTCATCTTTGCTTTGTATAT is a window from the Centropristis striata isolate RG_2023a ecotype Rhode Island chromosome 18, C.striata_1.0, whole genome shotgun sequence genome containing:
- the LOC131990666 gene encoding uncharacterized protein LOC131990666, encoding MDGPAGNTKKEMPKRARNPPKKMCFYEPDPGSPKQDSDGLFVFLTFEDGYTAKLFNVCDIQSKDEKPIACLRDLKPGEEVLARWSDSKFYSATVDFVGTVKKDVKKATKKDLKKRDAAAQRFYNLPSLPQAGQSTSVQDYPNTVDNKLILPPTTWPVYQPPPTESSLPIQPQHQPVTAWPQYQVPVSQSSPHKHPCYEHPPTQLLHQYVPTLSPVTHHSNLSQYPKHHKALPTSSDLSEQPVLVNLDHQRQPPAPTVTPKESFLKMLYSPNQESAVLGDQSQPSTSELDTSSSSSSADTFIIERDPLPESGEPILSLPESREDRSWKPCRACKAEMEKLVEEKAKLQDVLCGISGEHLEALKSFLNKVEQIQPQADVGAPKHRSGKQELYPESGLFVSSTRLAAIHAEAKKDCLRLFHLLFDEFFTAEECRNAVAFGKHGKVPDGKTVLDKFKVSGILTYIMRCSTLDGWTPVEKSKVKKAFINKCRIRATTL